Proteins encoded by one window of Chondromyces crocatus:
- a CDS encoding Uma2 family endonuclease, with the protein MPHSDDVLHPATLADLDGVPAEQRAEFIEDTLFLCPRPSGVHSLVASRLGGRVDGPFGLGDGGPGGFWILDAPEVHLGKNVVVPDLSGWRVERMSEPPADHRFTIAPDWVCEVLSASTATHDRIRKMRLYAAAGVGHVWLIDPVARTLEVFRRGTDEPWHVIGLHEEAERVRAEPFQAIEIDLALLWKKPRPAAADGPPPRI; encoded by the coding sequence ATGCCCCATTCCGACGACGTCTTGCACCCTGCGACGCTCGCCGACCTCGATGGCGTCCCGGCGGAGCAGCGCGCGGAGTTCATCGAGGACACCCTGTTTCTGTGCCCTCGGCCTTCCGGGGTTCACTCCCTGGTCGCCTCACGGCTGGGCGGGCGTGTCGACGGGCCTTTCGGTCTGGGAGACGGTGGTCCCGGGGGCTTCTGGATCCTGGATGCGCCCGAGGTCCACCTCGGCAAGAACGTCGTCGTTCCAGACCTTTCAGGTTGGCGCGTCGAGCGGATGTCGGAGCCTCCCGCCGACCATCGGTTCACCATTGCGCCGGACTGGGTGTGCGAGGTGCTGAGCGCGTCGACGGCCACGCACGACCGCATCCGCAAGATGCGGCTCTATGCGGCTGCCGGCGTGGGCCACGTCTGGCTCATCGACCCGGTGGCGCGAACGCTGGAGGTGTTCCGTCGTGGAACCGACGAGCCCTGGCACGTGATCGGGCTGCACGAGGAAGCCGAGCGGGTGCGGGCCGAGCCGTTCCAGGCCATCGAGATCGACCTCGCGCTGCTCTGGAAGAAGCCGCGCCCCGCCGCCGCTGACGGGCCCCCTCCACGCATCTGA
- a CDS encoding tetratricopeptide repeat protein, producing the protein MSSRAMSTPSKDAAHWEAVEEATELLQERKYHEALSTLRDVIQRDAANAYAYFFVGQAMWELEQLEPARDAYRAAVQLAPDYLGARVSLSHALRRLGDHQAAVGQAQEARRRFPDDPDALYALGMAHAALGQRFLARKHLQGYLATNPEVEAKQEVQQILETLGIGGEGEPIEFDED; encoded by the coding sequence ATGTCGTCACGAGCGATGAGCACCCCCTCGAAGGACGCGGCCCACTGGGAGGCCGTCGAGGAGGCCACCGAGCTGCTGCAAGAGCGCAAGTACCACGAGGCCCTGTCCACCCTGCGCGACGTGATCCAGCGGGATGCGGCGAACGCGTACGCCTACTTCTTCGTGGGCCAGGCCATGTGGGAGCTGGAGCAGCTCGAGCCCGCGCGCGATGCCTACCGGGCCGCCGTGCAGCTCGCGCCGGACTACCTCGGCGCCCGCGTCTCCCTGTCGCACGCCCTCCGCCGCCTCGGTGATCACCAGGCCGCCGTCGGCCAAGCGCAGGAGGCCCGGCGGCGCTTCCCCGACGATCCGGACGCCCTCTACGCCCTCGGCATGGCCCACGCCGCGCTCGGACAGCGCTTCCTCGCCCGCAAGCACCTGCAGGGCTACCTGGCGACGAACCCGGAGGTCGAGGCCAAGCAAGAGGTGCAGCAGATCCTGGAAACGCTCGGCATCGGCGGCGAGGGCGAGCCGATCGAGTTCGACGAGGACTGA
- a CDS encoding macro domain-containing protein encodes MSGSQPSDAQVEVTVPESDAEEGQAAVPERDAAEGQVAPMGSAWVGRLHLVDSDEAVVTAWRHHFAVFPEVEVVHGDIVEVAAHAVVSPANGYGFMDGGVDRAYVRFFGASIEERVRAAIRCRPEGVLSVGAALVVDTGHPRIPRLIVAPTVLMPEPVPASHAYRALRAVLRVVTAWPASAGDVYCPGLTTGVGGVAPDEAAREMALAFRDWCAVHRGTGPSGG; translated from the coding sequence ATGAGTGGCTCGCAGCCATCTGACGCACAGGTCGAGGTGACGGTGCCCGAGAGCGATGCAGAGGAAGGGCAGGCGGCGGTGCCCGAGAGAGATGCCGCGGAGGGACAGGTGGCTCCCATGGGCAGCGCATGGGTGGGGCGGCTGCATCTGGTGGACTCGGACGAGGCGGTCGTCACCGCGTGGAGGCATCATTTCGCGGTCTTTCCCGAGGTGGAGGTGGTGCACGGGGACATCGTGGAGGTCGCAGCGCACGCGGTGGTGTCTCCAGCGAACGGCTACGGCTTCATGGATGGCGGGGTGGATCGCGCGTACGTGCGCTTCTTCGGGGCGAGCATCGAGGAGCGCGTTCGTGCGGCGATCCGGTGTCGGCCGGAGGGCGTTCTCTCGGTCGGTGCTGCGCTCGTGGTGGACACGGGGCACCCACGGATCCCGCGCCTCATCGTGGCCCCGACGGTACTCATGCCCGAGCCTGTGCCGGCCAGCCACGCGTACCGAGCCCTGAGGGCCGTGCTGCGTGTCGTGACGGCGTGGCCTGCGTCGGCGGGCGATGTGTACTGCCCTGGCTTGACCACGGGGGTCGGTGGCGTCGCGCCGGACGAGGCGGCGCGGGAGATGGCGCTCGCGTTCAGGGACTGGTGCGCTGTGCACCGTGGGACTGGGCCGTCGGGGGGCTGA
- a CDS encoding YccF domain-containing protein produces MRFLANVLWFLLGGLMMALSWWFAGILAFLSIVGIPWARSCFVIGQFALFPFGKEAINRKDLNQRDDLGTGLLGSIGNVVWFVFAGVWIALGHLGSALLCFATIIGIPFGIQHLKLAGLALAPVGKTVVTNDIAEAARVMGRARAMAGVRGRF; encoded by the coding sequence ATGAGGTTTCTCGCGAACGTGCTGTGGTTCCTTCTCGGAGGGCTGATGATGGCGCTCTCCTGGTGGTTCGCCGGAATCCTGGCCTTCCTCTCGATCGTGGGGATTCCGTGGGCGCGCTCGTGCTTCGTGATCGGGCAGTTCGCGCTCTTCCCGTTCGGGAAGGAGGCCATCAACCGCAAGGATCTGAACCAGCGTGACGATCTGGGGACGGGGTTGCTCGGGTCGATCGGGAACGTGGTCTGGTTCGTGTTCGCAGGGGTGTGGATCGCGCTGGGTCATCTGGGTTCCGCGCTGCTCTGCTTCGCGACGATCATCGGGATTCCTTTCGGCATCCAGCACCTGAAGCTGGCGGGCCTCGCGCTCGCGCCGGTCGGGAAGACGGTGGTGACGAACGACATCGCCGAGGCGGCGCGGGTGATGGGTCGGGCGCGCGCGATGGCGGGGGTGCGAGGACGGTTCTGA
- a CDS encoding M1 family aminopeptidase codes for MLLAALLLSLSACPSFWETAASREGECRPREARCGPFVTADDVSDDAEENGPTPPSGAPPDGACSDGTRASIQRYDIGIDLRSGETSSCLWLDASTKGSRWVSVESAIPVQRLTWNGVPTDGCFDEGILNVRVDDASRTRPGRMCSSFTMPEQHPASDFGFTRTQDRHGNEFTYLRSWVEQCPVLGPCNPDPAQLVELRFQITHEAEQVVLCPGALTTQGTKTRCTLDTVRAPTYSGLFLAANPGWRRTSHTLSSDIRLHLHEVPGAGVLETLDLARLDDFSSWITALLGALPYGDDLRVATAPMNWMGYEHPATILLNERIREFPPEYEDMAMHTLLHELVHQWAGNRTTLRHAQDFVWKEAIADYLVYVYEDEHMPPSTAKATLRTWDRLATFTPFYPVPEDDPPIPLETTASSAYGTGSMILLLQLEDLLDRATILEAIRLFLASPGARSVSDLKDALQTASGADLQRYFEAWIHGTGAPDWPFMRTQITQGATGPTLRIEQESLSGQAYPCVVEVALETTTGPLVVSGVFALDQPDTVLEIPLTLDGSVTAIQVDPRHRLVNLPFPPAPSAASPWHHHVVALHP; via the coding sequence ATGCTCCTCGCCGCACTGCTGCTGTCGTTATCCGCGTGCCCTTCGTTCTGGGAGACGGCGGCCTCCAGAGAGGGGGAGTGTCGACCGAGGGAAGCGCGCTGCGGTCCCTTCGTCACAGCCGACGACGTGAGCGACGACGCGGAGGAGAACGGACCCACGCCCCCCTCCGGCGCCCCCCCCGATGGCGCATGCTCCGATGGAACGCGCGCATCCATCCAGCGCTATGACATTGGCATCGATCTCCGGAGCGGCGAGACCAGCTCCTGCCTCTGGCTCGACGCCTCGACGAAGGGCTCTCGCTGGGTGAGCGTCGAGAGCGCCATCCCGGTGCAGAGACTCACCTGGAATGGCGTCCCCACGGACGGATGCTTCGACGAGGGCATCCTGAACGTGCGGGTCGACGACGCCTCGCGCACCCGGCCGGGCCGCATGTGCTCCAGCTTCACCATGCCGGAGCAGCACCCAGCGTCGGACTTCGGCTTCACGAGGACCCAGGATCGGCACGGGAACGAGTTCACCTATTTGCGGAGCTGGGTCGAGCAGTGCCCCGTCCTCGGCCCCTGCAACCCGGACCCTGCGCAGCTCGTCGAGCTGCGATTCCAGATCACCCACGAGGCGGAGCAGGTGGTCCTCTGCCCTGGCGCCCTCACGACCCAGGGCACGAAGACCCGCTGCACCCTCGACACCGTCCGCGCGCCGACCTATTCCGGCCTCTTCCTCGCGGCGAATCCAGGCTGGAGACGGACCTCCCACACCCTGTCTTCGGACATCCGGCTCCACCTCCACGAGGTCCCCGGCGCAGGCGTCCTGGAGACGCTCGATCTCGCGCGCCTCGACGACTTCTCCAGCTGGATCACCGCGCTCCTCGGCGCCTTGCCTTACGGCGACGACCTCCGCGTCGCCACCGCCCCCATGAACTGGATGGGCTACGAGCACCCCGCGACCATCCTCCTCAACGAGCGCATCCGAGAGTTTCCGCCCGAGTACGAGGACATGGCCATGCACACGCTCCTGCACGAGCTCGTGCACCAGTGGGCGGGCAACCGCACCACCCTGAGGCACGCGCAGGACTTCGTCTGGAAGGAAGCCATCGCCGACTACCTCGTGTACGTCTACGAGGACGAGCACATGCCGCCGAGCACGGCGAAGGCGACGTTACGCACCTGGGATCGCCTCGCCACCTTCACCCCCTTCTATCCAGTCCCCGAGGACGACCCCCCGATACCCCTCGAGACCACAGCGAGCAGCGCCTACGGCACCGGCTCGATGATCCTGCTCTTGCAGCTCGAAGACCTCCTCGATCGCGCCACGATCCTCGAAGCCATCCGCCTGTTCCTCGCGTCGCCGGGTGCGCGCAGCGTGTCCGATCTGAAGGACGCTCTCCAGACCGCATCGGGCGCCGACCTCCAGCGCTATTTCGAGGCGTGGATCCACGGCACGGGCGCCCCGGACTGGCCTTTCATGCGCACCCAGATCACCCAGGGCGCGACCGGGCCGACGCTCCGGATCGAGCAAGAGTCTCTCTCCGGACAGGCCTACCCCTGCGTCGTTGAGGTCGCCCTCGAGACCACCACGGGCCCCTTGGTCGTGTCCGGCGTCTTCGCGCTGGACCAGCCCGACACGGTCCTCGAAATCCCCCTCACGCTCGATGGCAGCGTCACGGCGATCCAGGTGGATCCACGCCACCGCCTCGTCAATCTCCCTTTCCCTCCTGCGCCTTCTGCTGCCTCCCCATGGCACCACCACGTGGTCGCCCTCCACCCGTGA
- a CDS encoding FG-GAP repeat domain-containing protein, which translates to MRRSILWLLVSPLAIIPACECGGEGSNSTTPGSGGNGVGGAGGAGGESTLSGLLNDGGTCTDSSGCEDGEKCVSGACCAADLACADTCCQGGQVCSFQQCQSPGSLCTDSSECAAEDYCEFSLSDDGAGGAGGAGGNGGAGGACTGGVITQTGRCLPRPPVCPDGQDPDPDNLTCIAACQVIPQTTSFEATLKYAWGGQVTSPYATDVMMSPIVIQLDDDDCDGKITDRDIPEIVFSTFSGGAYTSAGVLRAISVVEGVVVEKWATPGIVNATKHIAAGNIDGAPGNEVVGCAVDGTARAFRGDGTLLWTSAPMDCFMPSIADLDGDGTVEVIVEGGILNGATGALKTAFSTPLTTSFVVSDIDRDGKLDIVTGSQAFHADGTLFIDTGFANQSFFYGGQDWKSPWPAIGDLDRDGIPEVVVVDNPNHTLHVWQHDASQPGGFRVLRQNVDINGTIPASACPVGSWGNTHGGGPPTIADFTGDGYPDVAMAGGVGYAVFDGRRLTDATIANPDTLLWIRPTVDCSSASTGSTVFDFNGDGRAEVIYSDQQRLRIYDGPTGDVLFETCNTTATLIENPVVADVDNDGHADIVVVSNAYASNSAQTQCNDGVANGQSGVRIFGDPANEWVRTRRVWNEHAYHITNVGEDGSIPMNEAPNYLTPGLNNFRQNKQPGSEFAAPDAVVTIAPYCSGEYGLAATVRNVGEASLPAGVPVGFYSGTPGNGTLLGTLATTRALYPAEAEVVILPLPNASAEVKNGSIYAIVDDGNAPHPTWTECRTDNNVSPVVRATCNIIQ; encoded by the coding sequence ATGCGCCGTTCCATCCTCTGGCTGCTGGTCTCCCCACTGGCAATCATCCCAGCTTGTGAGTGCGGGGGCGAAGGCTCGAACTCCACCACACCAGGCTCAGGAGGAAACGGCGTCGGTGGCGCTGGCGGCGCGGGCGGCGAGAGCACCCTGAGTGGCCTCCTGAACGACGGCGGCACCTGCACCGACAGCAGCGGCTGCGAGGACGGCGAGAAGTGCGTCAGCGGTGCCTGCTGTGCCGCGGACCTCGCCTGCGCCGACACCTGCTGTCAGGGCGGCCAGGTCTGCTCGTTCCAGCAATGCCAGTCGCCTGGCAGCCTCTGCACGGACTCCAGCGAGTGTGCTGCGGAAGACTACTGCGAGTTCTCCCTCTCCGACGACGGCGCGGGCGGGGCGGGTGGCGCGGGCGGCAACGGCGGCGCTGGCGGCGCGTGTACGGGGGGCGTGATCACCCAGACCGGCCGCTGCCTGCCCCGGCCTCCCGTGTGTCCGGATGGCCAGGACCCGGACCCCGACAACCTCACCTGCATCGCCGCCTGCCAGGTCATCCCGCAGACCACCTCGTTCGAGGCGACCCTCAAGTACGCCTGGGGTGGCCAGGTCACCTCGCCCTACGCGACGGACGTCATGATGTCCCCCATCGTCATCCAGCTCGATGACGACGACTGCGACGGCAAGATCACCGATCGCGACATCCCCGAGATCGTCTTCTCCACCTTCTCCGGTGGCGCCTACACCTCGGCCGGCGTCCTGCGCGCCATCAGCGTCGTCGAAGGCGTCGTCGTCGAGAAGTGGGCCACGCCGGGCATCGTCAACGCCACCAAGCACATCGCGGCCGGCAACATCGACGGCGCCCCGGGCAACGAGGTCGTCGGCTGCGCGGTCGACGGCACGGCGCGCGCCTTCCGCGGTGATGGCACCCTGCTCTGGACCAGCGCCCCCATGGACTGCTTCATGCCTTCCATCGCCGACCTCGATGGCGACGGCACCGTCGAGGTCATCGTCGAAGGGGGCATCCTCAACGGCGCCACCGGCGCGCTGAAGACGGCCTTCTCCACACCGCTCACCACCTCGTTCGTGGTCAGCGACATCGATCGCGACGGCAAGCTGGACATCGTGACGGGCAGCCAGGCCTTCCACGCCGACGGCACCCTCTTCATCGACACCGGCTTCGCCAACCAGAGCTTCTTCTACGGCGGCCAGGACTGGAAGAGCCCCTGGCCTGCCATCGGCGACCTCGATCGTGACGGCATCCCGGAGGTGGTCGTCGTCGACAACCCGAACCACACCCTCCACGTGTGGCAGCACGACGCCTCGCAGCCCGGCGGCTTCCGTGTCCTCCGCCAGAACGTCGACATCAACGGCACCATCCCCGCCTCGGCATGCCCTGTCGGAAGCTGGGGCAACACCCACGGCGGCGGCCCGCCCACCATCGCGGACTTCACGGGCGACGGCTACCCCGACGTGGCCATGGCCGGCGGCGTCGGCTACGCCGTGTTCGATGGCCGCCGGCTCACCGACGCGACCATCGCCAACCCGGACACCCTGCTCTGGATCAGGCCCACGGTCGACTGCTCCTCGGCCTCCACCGGCAGCACCGTCTTCGACTTCAACGGCGACGGCCGCGCCGAGGTCATCTACAGCGACCAGCAGCGTCTGCGCATCTACGACGGCCCGACGGGCGACGTCCTCTTCGAGACCTGCAACACCACCGCCACCCTCATCGAGAACCCGGTGGTCGCCGACGTCGACAACGACGGCCATGCCGACATCGTCGTCGTCTCCAACGCCTACGCCAGCAACAGCGCCCAGACCCAGTGCAACGATGGCGTCGCCAACGGCCAGTCCGGCGTGCGCATCTTCGGCGACCCCGCCAACGAGTGGGTCCGCACCCGCCGCGTCTGGAACGAGCACGCCTACCACATCACCAACGTCGGCGAAGACGGCTCCATCCCGATGAACGAGGCCCCCAACTACCTGACGCCAGGGCTCAACAACTTCCGCCAGAACAAGCAGCCTGGCAGCGAGTTCGCCGCGCCCGACGCCGTCGTCACCATCGCCCCGTACTGCTCCGGCGAGTACGGGCTCGCCGCCACCGTGCGCAACGTCGGTGAAGCCTCGCTCCCGGCCGGCGTCCCTGTCGGCTTCTACTCGGGTACACCGGGGAACGGCACCCTGCTCGGCACCCTGGCGACGACCCGCGCTCTGTACCCCGCCGAAGCCGAGGTCGTGATCCTCCCGCTCCCCAACGCCAGCGCCGAGGTGAAGAACGGCTCGATCTACGCCATCGTCGACGACGGCAACGCGCCCCACCCCACCTGGACCGAGTGCCGGACCGACAACAACGTCTCGCCCGTCGTCCGCGCCACCTGCAACATCATCCAGTGA
- the gcvPA gene encoding aminomethyl-transferring glycine dehydrogenase subunit GcvPA: MRYLPHTPEEIRAMLEVSGLETLDDLFTSIPTEARLERPLQLDPALDEVSLMRHLGDLATQNRAAQMLSFLGAGAYEHHFPPAADQLLLRSEFYTAYTPYQPEVAQGTLQVIFEFQTIVSEILGLPVANASLYDGASGAAEAVLMARRLTGRERTVISAGVHPHYTETIETYVRGIGTGTASLVHVPVGSDGAPSIEQLTQAIDDTTACVVIGYPNFFGGIGDIRRIAEACHARGALLITVTLDPYALALLESPGALGADIAVAEGQPLGLPPQFGGPNVGLFACRNDRKYLQQIPGRLVGETVDKEGRRGYVLTLATREQHIRRERATSNICTNSGLCATAVTIKMSMLGKQGFVDAARQCLAKTEHLKQAIAKLDGYTLPFGAPTFHEFVVGVRGGDASALCSALQDQNIIPGLDLGRFDPARRGELLLAVTERHTRADLDRLVQALSAYVP, encoded by the coding sequence ATGCGTTACCTCCCCCATACTCCCGAGGAAATTCGGGCGATGCTCGAGGTCTCCGGCCTCGAGACGCTCGACGATCTGTTCACCTCCATCCCCACCGAGGCCCGGCTCGAGCGCCCCTTGCAGCTCGACCCGGCACTCGACGAGGTGTCCCTCATGCGACACCTCGGGGACCTCGCGACGCAGAACCGCGCGGCACAGATGCTTTCGTTCCTGGGCGCTGGCGCCTACGAGCATCATTTCCCGCCGGCCGCCGATCAGCTCCTCCTGCGGAGCGAGTTCTACACCGCCTACACGCCCTACCAGCCCGAGGTCGCCCAGGGGACGCTGCAGGTCATCTTCGAGTTCCAGACCATCGTCAGCGAAATCCTCGGTCTGCCCGTCGCGAACGCCTCGCTCTACGATGGCGCGAGCGGTGCGGCCGAGGCCGTGCTCATGGCGCGGCGCCTCACCGGACGTGAGCGCACCGTCATCTCCGCGGGCGTCCACCCGCACTACACCGAGACCATCGAGACCTACGTCCGCGGCATCGGCACCGGGACGGCCTCGCTCGTTCACGTCCCTGTCGGCTCCGACGGAGCGCCGAGCATCGAGCAGCTCACCCAGGCCATCGACGACACCACCGCCTGCGTCGTCATCGGCTACCCCAACTTCTTCGGCGGCATCGGAGACATCCGCCGGATCGCCGAGGCCTGCCACGCCAGGGGTGCGCTCCTCATCACCGTCACCCTCGATCCGTACGCGCTCGCCTTGCTCGAGTCCCCCGGGGCTCTCGGCGCCGACATCGCCGTCGCCGAAGGCCAGCCGCTCGGGCTGCCGCCCCAGTTCGGCGGCCCCAACGTCGGCCTCTTCGCGTGCCGCAACGACCGCAAGTACCTCCAGCAGATCCCCGGCCGCCTCGTCGGTGAGACCGTCGACAAGGAAGGCCGCCGCGGCTACGTGCTCACCCTGGCCACCCGCGAGCAACACATCCGCCGCGAGCGCGCCACCAGCAACATCTGCACGAACAGCGGCCTCTGTGCCACGGCCGTCACCATCAAGATGAGCATGCTGGGCAAGCAAGGCTTCGTGGACGCCGCCCGCCAGTGCCTCGCCAAAACCGAGCACCTCAAGCAGGCCATCGCGAAGCTCGACGGCTACACCCTCCCCTTCGGCGCCCCGACCTTCCACGAGTTCGTGGTCGGCGTCCGCGGCGGGGACGCCTCCGCCCTCTGCAGCGCCCTCCAGGACCAGAACATCATCCCGGGCCTCGACCTCGGCCGTTTCGACCCGGCCCGCCGCGGCGAGCTGCTCCTCGCCGTGACCGAGCGCCACACCCGCGCCGACCTGGACCGGCTCGTCCAGGCCCTCTCGGCCTACGTCCCCTAG
- the gcvH gene encoding glycine cleavage system protein GcvH, whose translation MAQQDDVRSDRKYTKDHEWTKEVDGQILVGITAYAVDQLGDITLVNLDVRVGETITAGKAFGTIESVKTLSDLFAPVSGKVVRINDALEQTPEKVNEDCYELGWMVAIEPSDRSELDELLDVDAYKELLKSGH comes from the coding sequence ATGGCGCAGCAAGACGACGTGCGATCGGACAGGAAGTACACGAAAGACCACGAGTGGACGAAGGAGGTGGATGGCCAGATCCTCGTCGGAATCACGGCCTACGCCGTCGATCAGCTCGGGGACATCACCCTCGTGAACCTCGACGTCCGGGTCGGTGAGACGATCACGGCCGGCAAGGCCTTCGGGACCATCGAGAGCGTGAAGACCTTGAGCGACCTCTTCGCACCGGTGAGCGGCAAGGTCGTCCGCATCAACGACGCCCTCGAGCAGACCCCCGAGAAGGTCAACGAAGACTGCTACGAGCTCGGCTGGATGGTCGCCATCGAGCCGTCCGATCGGAGCGAGCTCGACGAGCTCCTCGACGTCGACGCATACAAAGAGCTCCTCAAGTCAGGCCACTGA
- the gcvT gene encoding glycine cleavage system aminomethyltransferase GcvT — translation MSNDSQPSTPLHRTSLYDEHVRLGGRIVPFAGWEMPVQYRGVTEEHRAVRTAAGLFDVSHMGEILLTGARSGEVVDHLITNNAAKLTDGQALYTCACNDAGTILDDLLVYRIAADRWLIVCNASNRAKIATHIARAAQDRCDFEDASDRMAMIALQGPKALEIAALVEGDGAALKDLASFHFRDATLAGVRCTVARTGYTGEDGIELFCSPDEAPTLWRTFLEKGAPLGIEPAGLGARDTLRLEARLSLYGNDIDETTNPLEAGLGWVVKLDKGDFVGRAALQRIKEQGQSRKLVGFEMVGRGIARHGYPLLSTTGERVGVCTSGSPGPTVGKNIGLGYVPVHMAAIGTQLIVDCRGRTIEAVIVKTPFYKRAS, via the coding sequence GTGTCCAACGATTCCCAGCCTTCCACGCCCCTGCACAGGACTTCGCTGTACGACGAACACGTCCGCCTGGGTGGACGCATCGTGCCGTTCGCCGGCTGGGAGATGCCAGTCCAGTACCGCGGCGTGACCGAGGAGCACCGCGCCGTGCGCACGGCGGCGGGCCTCTTCGACGTCTCGCACATGGGAGAGATCCTCCTGACCGGAGCGCGCAGCGGAGAGGTGGTCGATCACCTGATCACCAACAACGCTGCCAAGCTCACCGACGGTCAGGCCCTCTACACCTGTGCCTGCAACGACGCCGGCACCATCCTCGACGACCTCCTCGTCTACCGGATCGCCGCCGACCGCTGGCTCATCGTGTGCAATGCGTCGAACCGCGCCAAGATCGCCACGCACATCGCCAGGGCAGCTCAGGACCGCTGCGACTTCGAGGACGCCTCGGACCGCATGGCCATGATCGCGCTGCAGGGCCCCAAGGCGCTGGAGATCGCCGCCCTCGTCGAGGGAGACGGCGCGGCCCTCAAAGACCTCGCGAGCTTCCATTTCCGAGACGCGACGCTGGCCGGCGTGCGCTGCACCGTCGCGCGCACCGGCTACACCGGCGAGGACGGCATCGAGCTGTTCTGCAGCCCCGACGAGGCCCCCACGCTGTGGCGCACGTTCCTCGAGAAGGGCGCCCCCCTCGGCATCGAACCCGCCGGGCTGGGTGCCCGAGACACCCTCCGCCTGGAAGCGCGCCTGTCGCTCTACGGCAATGACATCGACGAGACCACCAACCCGCTCGAAGCTGGCCTCGGCTGGGTGGTCAAGCTGGACAAGGGCGACTTCGTGGGACGCGCTGCCCTCCAGCGCATCAAAGAGCAAGGTCAGTCCCGCAAGCTGGTGGGCTTCGAGATGGTCGGCCGCGGAATCGCCCGGCACGGCTACCCCCTGCTCTCCACGACTGGCGAGCGGGTCGGTGTTTGCACGAGCGGCAGCCCTGGTCCCACAGTGGGCAAGAACATCGGACTGGGCTATGTGCCAGTCCACATGGCGGCAATCGGAACGCAGCTCATCGTCGACTGCCGTGGGCGGACGATCGAGGCTGTGATCGTGAAGACGCCTTTTTACAAGCGGGCGTCCTGA